A single region of the Silene latifolia isolate original U9 population chromosome 8, ASM4854445v1, whole genome shotgun sequence genome encodes:
- the LOC141596179 gene encoding F-box protein CPR1-like → MAEKTLPFDIITEILTRLPVKPLTRFKSVSKLWNSLINSPNFIKLHLSKTLISENQNPNLICSSFSIFTATITNAAIFRFTELHHPLLQFPDYHCVKILGSCNGVVCISSFDGAYICLYNPTTGSHQLLPVQPSRFPKPNPETIFRAHDHRPKTEEHLFVYGFGYDSVNDDYKLVRILEFYRNSVFVGTEVCMFSLKNYSWKYIDIVGNVYLNYGGLQECNAALFNEVLYFIVNDGKITPFVRCFNLQTETFSIMDLPKFDDNFFMFCLAMGQVGGCLSFFVNYNNVDHGASNYSRLMRADFWIMKEGSWVRLFSISDTSSIGASVDIIALVYSKDRQKILLNLDGRVFGWYDWEKRSIVRALVHGLPLYTASFNFDTWTYVESLVSFGNRNYNSKGKTTVPTKKKKNDVDRFLSSGFKLKL, encoded by the exons ATGGCGGAAAAAACACTCCCCTTCGATATAATCACAGAAATCCTCACAAGATTACCAGTAAAACCCTTAACCCGCTTCAAATCCGTCTCAAAACTATGGAATTCCCTAATCAATTCCCCCAATTTCATCAAACTTCAcctctccaaaaccctaatttccgaaAACCAAAACCCTAATCTCATCTGCTCCAGCTTCTCCATCTTCACTGCTACCATCACCAACGCCGCCATTTTCCGATTCACGGAGCTTCACCATCCTCTACTCCAGTTCCCCGATTACCACTGCGTTAAAATCCTTGGTTCTTGTAACGGCGTCGTTTGCATTTCCTCTTTCGATGGAGCGTACATTTGCTTGTACAATCCTACTACGGGTTCGCATCAATTACTCCCTGTTCAACCCTCTCGATTTCCGAAACCTAATCCTGAAACAATATTTAGGGCCCATGATCATCGCCCGAAAACTGAGGAACATTTGTTTGTTTACGGTTTTGGGTATGATAGTGTTAACGATGATTATAAGTTGGTGCGAATTCTCGAGTTTTATAGGAATTCTGTTTTTGTTGGTACTGAGGTTTGCATGTTTAGTTTGAAGAATTATTCTTGGAAATATATTGATATTGTAGGAAATGTGTATCTGAATTATGGTGGTCTTCAGGAATGCAATGCAGCGCTTTTTAATGAGGTTTTATATTTCATCGTAAATGATGGGAAGATTACGCCTTTTGTTAGGTGTTTTAATCTTCAGACCGAGACTTTCTCGATTATGGACCTTCCTAAGTTTGATGATAATTTCTTTATGTTTTGCTTGGCGATGGGACAAGTAGGTGGTTGTCTTAGTTTCTTTGTGAACTATAACAATGTGGATCATGGTGCATCGAATTACAGTAGATTGATGCGTGCTGATTTTTGGATTATGAAGGAGGGGTCCTGGGTTAGGTTGTTTAGTATTAGTGATACGTCGAGCATTGGGGCTTCGGTAGATATTATTGCGCTTGTTTACTCGAAAGATAGGCAAAAGATTTTGCTCAACTTGGATGGCCGGGTTTTTGGTTGGTATGATTGGGAGAAGAGGAGTATTGTGAGGGCTTTAGTTCATGGATTGCCCTTGTATACTGCTTCTTTTAATTTTGATACTTGGACTTATGTCGAAAGCCTTGTTTCTTTTGGGAACCGTAATTATAATTCAAAGGGGAAAACTACCGTTCCAACGAAGAAGAAAAA GAATGATGTGGACCGTTTCCTGTCCTCTGGATTCAAGCTGAA